The following are encoded together in the Acidovorax sp. KKS102 genome:
- the lpoB gene encoding penicillin-binding protein activator LpoB, translating to MTTKNRIQRSALILAFAASTLALSACQNLSSPTVRFDRQVNYGDAKAVELVTNEFGSTDLQMIAEKMTGGLLETGIFQGRPTVTISTVKNKTSEYIDTTNVMNSIQTALVKSGKVRFVRSINEMQAGVDELQRQNQSGLYKQGTTAKVGQMTAAKYSMEGELTSIVKQNNSTKDVYYKFTLKLFDVQEGTIEWQDEKEIRKTSKR from the coding sequence ATGACAACCAAGAACCGCATCCAGCGCAGCGCGCTGATCCTGGCCTTTGCGGCCAGTACCCTGGCCCTGTCGGCCTGCCAGAACCTGTCGTCGCCCACCGTGCGTTTTGACCGCCAGGTCAATTACGGTGATGCCAAGGCCGTCGAGCTGGTGACCAACGAATTCGGCTCCACCGACCTGCAGATGATTGCCGAGAAGATGACCGGCGGCTTGCTCGAAACCGGCATCTTCCAAGGCCGCCCCACGGTGACCATTTCCACCGTCAAGAACAAGACCAGCGAGTACATCGACACCACCAACGTGATGAACTCCATCCAGACCGCGCTGGTCAAGTCCGGCAAGGTACGCTTTGTGCGCTCCATCAACGAGATGCAGGCCGGTGTGGACGAGCTGCAGCGCCAGAACCAGAGCGGCCTGTACAAGCAGGGCACCACCGCCAAGGTCGGCCAGATGACCGCCGCCAAGTACAGCATGGAAGGCGAGCTGACCAGCATCGTCAAGCAGAACAACAGCACCAAGGACGTGTACTACAAGTTCACGCTGAAGCTGTTTGATGTGCAGGAAGGCACGATCGAATGGCAGGACGAGAAAGAAATTCGCAAGACCAGCAAGCGCTGA
- a CDS encoding ParB/RepB/Spo0J family partition protein encodes MVTKKPKGLGRGLEALLGPKVEDKVEQAQAAEAGLPSSLPLSELVPGVYQPRTRMDEGALYELAESIKAQGIMQPILVRRLSDEQARLRRQERASQGPSPAMGTLSQEGALYEIIAGERRFRASRLAGLAEVPVLVRDVPDESAAAMALIENIQREDLNPLEEAQGLQRLVKEFGLTHELAAQAVGRSRSAASNLLRLLNLAEPVQTMLMAGDIDMGHARALLSLDRAAQITAGNQIAAKKLSVREAEALVKKIGAEFSLVPQKRQKEKSRDLKRVEEELSDLLMAEVEVRVKKSVKRNGRVEDMGELAIQFGSLEALNGLIDRLRG; translated from the coding sequence ATGGTCACCAAAAAACCCAAGGGCCTCGGCCGAGGCCTGGAAGCCCTGCTGGGCCCCAAGGTCGAAGACAAAGTGGAACAGGCCCAGGCCGCCGAAGCGGGTCTGCCCAGCAGCCTGCCGCTGTCCGAACTGGTGCCGGGGGTGTACCAGCCGCGCACGCGCATGGACGAGGGCGCGCTGTACGAGCTGGCCGAGTCCATCAAGGCCCAGGGCATCATGCAGCCGATTCTTGTTCGTCGCCTCAGCGACGAACAAGCTCGGCTGCGCCGCCAGGAACGAGCATCGCAGGGGCCCTCCCCTGCGATGGGTACCCTCAGCCAAGAGGGGGCGTTGTACGAAATCATTGCGGGCGAGCGGCGTTTTCGGGCCTCCCGCCTGGCGGGCCTGGCCGAGGTGCCGGTGCTGGTGCGCGATGTGCCCGACGAGTCGGCCGCCGCCATGGCGCTCATCGAAAACATCCAGCGCGAAGACCTGAACCCGCTGGAAGAGGCCCAGGGCCTGCAGCGCCTGGTCAAGGAGTTTGGCCTCACGCACGAGCTGGCTGCGCAGGCGGTGGGCCGCTCGCGCAGCGCCGCCAGCAACCTGCTGCGCCTGTTGAATCTGGCCGAGCCGGTGCAGACCATGCTGATGGCGGGCGACATCGACATGGGCCATGCGCGTGCGCTGCTGTCGCTGGACCGCGCCGCGCAGATCACGGCGGGTAACCAGATCGCGGCCAAGAAGCTGTCGGTGCGCGAGGCCGAGGCGCTGGTCAAGAAGATCGGTGCCGAGTTCAGCCTGGTGCCGCAAAAGCGCCAGAAGGAAAAGTCGCGCGACTTGAAGCGTGTGGAAGAAGAGCTTTCGGACCTGCTGATGGCCGAGGTCGAGGTGCGCGTGAAAAAGAGCGTCAAGCGCAACGGCCGGGTGGAGGACATGGGCGAGCTGGCGATCCAGTTCGGGTCGCTGGAGGCGCTCAACGGGCTGATCGACCGCCTGCGCGGCTGA
- a CDS encoding YcfL family protein — MRTRFVPAAIPAVLCAALMTLAGSASAQLHDPATPLAVAAKVALRGEANSIAVREMRIVRKNDILVVQADMANMGRTDRTVFYRFKWLDNVGNQVGDGESWKQMTVLGLGQQTVKSVAPTSAAVDLRLEMNVEPR; from the coding sequence ATGAGAACCCGTTTTGTCCCCGCCGCGATCCCTGCCGTGCTGTGTGCGGCCCTGATGACCCTGGCTGGCAGCGCCAGCGCCCAACTGCATGACCCTGCCACACCGCTGGCCGTGGCCGCCAAGGTGGCCCTGCGCGGTGAGGCCAACAGCATCGCTGTGCGCGAGATGCGCATCGTGCGCAAGAACGACATCCTGGTGGTGCAGGCCGATATGGCCAACATGGGCCGCACCGACCGCACCGTGTTCTACCGCTTCAAGTGGCTGGACAACGTGGGCAACCAGGTGGGCGACGGCGAGTCCTGGAAGCAGATGACCGTGCTGGGCCTGGGCCAGCAGACCGTCAAGAGCGTGGCGCCCACCAGCGCCGCTGTGGACCTGCGCCTGGAAATGAATGTGGAGCCGCGCTGA
- a CDS encoding DUF1993 family protein has product MTNPMYNASIPVFRQMLGSLQDILAKTEAHATARKIEPDALLQARLFPDMFPMARQVLIACDFAKGVAARLAGVEVPSLPDAERPGFADLNERIRTVLAFIDSLPQAAFAEAATRQITIQPGTPREKQFVGEHYLLHYGLPQFFFHVNATYAIARHNGVELGKRDYMGKF; this is encoded by the coding sequence ATGACGAACCCCATGTACAACGCCAGCATCCCCGTCTTTCGCCAGATGCTGGGCTCGCTCCAGGACATCCTGGCCAAGACCGAGGCCCATGCCACGGCCCGCAAGATCGAGCCGGACGCGCTGCTGCAGGCCCGCTTGTTCCCCGACATGTTCCCCATGGCCCGCCAGGTGCTGATCGCCTGCGACTTTGCCAAGGGCGTGGCCGCGCGCCTGGCCGGTGTGGAGGTGCCTTCGCTGCCCGACGCCGAGCGCCCCGGCTTTGCCGACCTGAACGAGCGCATCCGCACCGTGCTGGCGTTCATCGACAGCCTGCCGCAGGCCGCGTTTGCCGAGGCCGCCACGCGCCAGATCACCATCCAGCCCGGCACGCCGCGCGAGAAGCAGTTTGTGGGCGAACACTACCTGCTGCACTACGGCCTGCCCCAGTTCTTCTTCCACGTGAACGCAACCTACGCCATCGCACGCCACAACGGCGTGGAGCTGGGCAAGCGCGACTACATGGGCAAGTTCTGA
- a CDS encoding IS3 family transposase (programmed frameshift) has protein sequence MESSVKRTQRDYTLAFKLAVVEQVEKGELTYKQAQQHYGIQGRSTVLVWLRKHGRLGWSPAASSAAMPIDKKNTVALTPEQQIKALQVQLAQAQEKARLFEAVIDVLRKDYGVRIGKKAFGQVLAQNLIAGLSVKRACQHMGHSRQAYYQGRRREADRLANAQTVVELVREQRMRQPRIGTRKLHHLLQEPLQRRGIDLGRDAMFDVLRNARLLVAPRRAYHKTTDSHHRFRHHPNLLKVGPQQIHASGSEQVWVADITYLPTHGKFVYLSLVTDAYSRKIVGWHVHESLQTEEVAQAMKMALSGRQSSRQLVHHSDRGIQYCATYYQALHKRHGVICSMTDGYDCYQNALAERVNGILKSEFLLQRPADLGQARRMVEQSVDIYNCERPHLSLKMQTPDAVHRASLAG, from the exons ATGGAATCAAGTGTCAAACGCACGCAGCGCGACTACACACTGGCCTTTAAGTTGGCGGTGGTGGAGCAGGTGGAAAAAGGCGAGCTCACGTACAAACAGGCGCAGCAGCACTACGGCATCCAGGGTCGCTCGACGGTTCTGGTCTGGCTGCGCAAGCACGGTCGCCTGGGCTGGAGTCCTGCGGCATCATCTGCAGCCATGCCGATAGACAAGAAGAACACTGTTGCTCTCACGCCCGAGCAGCAGATCAAGGCGCTGCAGGTGCAGCTCGCACAGGCGCAGGAGAAGGCCAGGCTATTCGAAGCCGTCATCGACGTGCTGCGCAAGGACTATGGGGTGCGCATCG GTAAAAAAGCCTTTGGGCAAGTCCTCGCGCAAAACCTCATCGCAGGGTTGAGCGTGAAGAGGGCTTGCCAGCATATGGGCCACAGCCGTCAGGCGTATTACCAGGGTAGGCGCCGCGAGGCCGATCGCTTGGCGAATGCGCAGACGGTGGTGGAGTTGGTGCGCGAGCAGCGCATGCGCCAACCACGCATAGGCACGCGCAAGCTGCACCACTTATTGCAGGAGCCGCTACAGCGCCGAGGCATCGACTTGGGCCGCGATGCAATGTTCGACGTCCTGCGCAATGCCAGGCTGCTGGTGGCACCCCGGCGGGCGTATCACAAGACAACAGACAGTCACCACCGCTTCAGGCACCATCCGAACCTTCTCAAGGTAGGGCCGCAACAGATCCACGCCAGCGGCAGCGAGCAGGTCTGGGTGGCTGACATCACCTACTTGCCCACACACGGCAAGTTCGTCTATCTGAGCCTGGTCACGGATGCGTATTCCAGGAAGATCGTCGGCTGGCACGTGCATGAGAGCCTGCAGACCGAAGAGGTGGCGCAGGCCATGAAGATGGCGCTCTCGGGGCGACAGAGCAGCCGACAGTTGGTGCACCACTCCGACAGGGGTATCCAGTACTGCGCGACGTACTACCAGGCCCTGCACAAGCGCCACGGCGTGATCTGCTCGATGACGGACGGCTACGACTGCTACCAGAACGCGCTGGCCGAGCGGGTCAATGGCATCTTGAAGAGTGAGTTCTTGCTGCAGCGCCCCGCCGATCTGGGGCAGGCCAGACGCATGGTCGAGCAGTCAGTCGACATCTATAACTGCGAGCGACCGCATCTGTCGCTGAAAATGCAAACGCCCGATGCAGTGCATCGGGCGTCATTGGCCGGATAG
- a CDS encoding MFS transporter, protein MTASSSSTLANPVPLRQDARTIGLIGLAHGSSHFFHMLLPPLFPWLIGEFGFSYSELGLLVSVFFVISGVGQALSGFLVDRVGARPVMFFALSSFAAAGLAAGTAQGYTGLLLAAALAGLGNAPFHPVDFTILNKRVSPQRLGHGFSVHGISGNLGWATAPVFMAGIATATGSWRTACLCGGLLALTVLAIMVWNRDAIDDRQGAWAHQAKGGGGAAAEKPEHPMAFLKLPSVWLCFSFFFWSTCALSAIQSFASPALQSMYGLPLSVTAMVVTGYMLCGAAGMLVGGFLVGRVQRLEKIISVCLLGSAALLVVVASGLLPGMVALVVASVAGLGTGLAGPSRDMLIKRAAPPGATGRVYGTVYSGLDLGFCLAAPVFGAMLDHGMTAGIFYGSAVTLGLSVVSAALVGVGVAARAARPVPAAA, encoded by the coding sequence ATGACTGCTTCTTCCTCCAGCACCCTCGCCAACCCTGTCCCCTTGCGGCAGGACGCCCGCACCATTGGCCTCATCGGCCTGGCCCACGGCAGCTCGCACTTCTTTCACATGCTGCTGCCGCCGCTGTTTCCGTGGCTGATCGGGGAGTTCGGCTTCAGCTATTCCGAGCTGGGCCTGCTGGTGTCGGTGTTCTTCGTGATCTCGGGCGTGGGCCAGGCGCTGTCGGGCTTCCTGGTGGACCGCGTGGGCGCGCGGCCGGTGATGTTTTTTGCGCTGTCGAGTTTTGCGGCCGCAGGCCTTGCGGCGGGCACGGCGCAGGGCTACACGGGCCTGCTGCTGGCGGCGGCTTTGGCCGGGCTGGGCAATGCGCCGTTCCACCCGGTGGACTTCACGATTCTGAACAAGCGCGTGTCACCACAGCGCCTGGGGCATGGCTTTTCGGTGCACGGCATCAGCGGCAACCTGGGCTGGGCGACGGCGCCGGTGTTCATGGCGGGCATTGCCACGGCCACGGGCTCGTGGCGCACGGCCTGCCTGTGCGGCGGCCTGCTGGCCCTCACCGTGCTGGCCATCATGGTGTGGAACCGCGACGCGATTGACGACCGCCAGGGCGCATGGGCGCACCAGGCCAAGGGCGGTGGCGGTGCGGCGGCGGAGAAGCCCGAGCACCCCATGGCCTTCCTCAAGCTGCCCTCGGTGTGGCTGTGTTTCTCGTTCTTCTTCTGGAGCACCTGTGCACTCAGCGCCATCCAGAGCTTTGCCAGCCCGGCGCTGCAGTCCATGTACGGCCTGCCGCTGAGCGTGACGGCCATGGTGGTCACGGGCTACATGCTGTGCGGCGCGGCGGGCATGCTGGTGGGCGGCTTTCTGGTGGGCCGTGTGCAGCGGCTGGAGAAGATCATCTCCGTGTGCCTGCTCGGCTCGGCCGCGCTGCTGGTGGTGGTGGCCTCGGGGCTGCTGCCGGGCATGGTGGCGCTGGTGGTGGCCTCGGTGGCAGGGCTGGGCACAGGCCTGGCCGGGCCTTCGCGTGACATGCTGATCAAGCGCGCCGCGCCCCCCGGCGCCACGGGCCGCGTGTATGGCACGGTGTACTCGGGGCTGGACCTGGGCTTTTGCCTGGCGGCCCCGGTGTTCGGCGCCATGCTGGACCACGGCATGACGGCGGGCATCTTCTACGGCTCGGCCGTGACCCTGGGCCTGAGCGTGGTGTCGGCGGCGCTGGTGGGGGTGGGCGTGGCCGCACGGGCGGCGCGGCCTGTGCCTGCGGCGGCCTGA
- a CDS encoding helix-turn-helix domain-containing protein, protein MPNPPTELAVPAEPGVEHFAAQAVSRAPAGKPRGMSYVDSLTPELFVPTAARPVRAKLRWLAADTQVMPHSHPWAQVAISTTGVIRLTVNHGTYIVPPSRALWIPPGVEHAVTMVEDADLRTLYFHQPRGRCGPGVPRDQEDAWRQCRVLEVSDLLRALVREMPTTPDGGPAISPADLRREQHLSALVRGELARAAAVKLGVDLPQDKRLRHLCEAVLADPTRHDTLADWAQDTGASPRTVARLFRSELGSTFTQWRQQVILAKAVSLAAGRMPMGQIAAELGYSASAFSAMVRKSVGQPPGRFLGQQQPAAVVP, encoded by the coding sequence ATGCCAAACCCGCCCACCGAACTCGCCGTGCCCGCCGAACCGGGGGTGGAGCACTTTGCGGCCCAGGCCGTGTCCCGCGCGCCTGCCGGCAAGCCGCGCGGCATGTCGTACGTGGACTCGCTCACGCCCGAGCTGTTTGTGCCCACCGCCGCCCGCCCGGTGCGCGCCAAGCTGCGCTGGCTGGCCGCCGACACGCAGGTCATGCCCCACAGCCACCCGTGGGCTCAGGTGGCGATATCGACCACGGGCGTGATCCGCCTCACGGTGAACCACGGCACCTACATCGTGCCGCCATCGCGCGCGCTGTGGATTCCGCCCGGCGTGGAACATGCCGTGACCATGGTCGAAGACGCCGACCTGCGCACGCTCTACTTCCACCAGCCCCGGGGCCGCTGTGGCCCCGGCGTGCCGCGCGACCAGGAAGACGCCTGGCGCCAGTGCCGCGTGCTGGAGGTGTCCGACCTGCTGCGCGCCCTGGTGCGCGAGATGCCCACCACGCCCGACGGCGGCCCCGCGATCAGCCCCGCCGACCTGCGGCGCGAACAGCATTTGAGCGCCCTGGTCAGGGGCGAACTGGCCCGCGCCGCCGCCGTGAAGCTGGGCGTGGACCTGCCCCAGGACAAGCGCCTGCGCCACCTGTGCGAAGCCGTGCTGGCCGACCCCACGCGCCACGACACCCTGGCCGACTGGGCGCAGGACACGGGCGCCAGCCCCCGCACCGTGGCGCGGCTGTTCCGCTCCGAACTGGGCAGCACCTTCACCCAATGGCGCCAGCAGGTCATCCTGGCCAAGGCCGTGTCGCTGGCCGCCGGGCGCATGCCCATGGGCCAGATCGCCGCCGAGCTGGGCTATAGCGCCAGCGCCTTCAGCGCCATGGTGCGCAAGTCGGTGGGGCAGCCGCCGGGGCGGTTTTTGGGGCAGCAGCAGCCGGCGGCCGTGGTCCCGTAG
- a CDS encoding flavin reductase family protein, giving the protein MTTPQPPRTFHSYEPRQGHGLPHDPFNAIVGPRPIGWISTQSATGATNLAPYSFFNAFNYVPPIVGFASIGYKDTVRNVQATGEFVWNLATRDLAEVMNQSCAAVPPEVSEFDLTGLTPLPSTRVRPPRVAESPVTFECRSTQILQLQGVDGAPVDTWLVLGEVVAVHIDQALLKDGVYDTANAGHILRGGGPADYFTVGPEQLFRMYRPR; this is encoded by the coding sequence ATGACCACGCCACAGCCCCCACGCACCTTCCACAGCTACGAACCCCGCCAGGGCCACGGCCTGCCGCACGACCCGTTCAACGCCATCGTGGGGCCACGCCCCATTGGCTGGATCTCAACGCAAAGCGCCACAGGCGCCACCAACCTGGCGCCGTACAGCTTCTTCAACGCGTTCAACTACGTGCCGCCCATCGTGGGCTTTGCCAGCATTGGGTACAAAGACACGGTGCGCAACGTGCAGGCCACGGGCGAGTTTGTGTGGAACCTGGCCACCCGCGACCTGGCCGAGGTGATGAACCAGAGCTGCGCCGCCGTGCCGCCCGAGGTCAGCGAGTTCGATCTGACCGGCCTCACCCCCCTGCCCTCCACCCGCGTGCGCCCGCCGCGCGTGGCCGAAAGCCCGGTCACCTTTGAATGCCGCAGCACCCAGATCCTGCAGCTGCAGGGGGTGGATGGCGCCCCGGTGGATACCTGGCTGGTGCTGGGCGAGGTGGTGGCCGTGCACATCGATCAGGCGCTGCTGAAAGACGGCGTGTACGACACCGCCAATGCGGGGCACATCCTGCGCGGCGGCGGCCCGGCGGACTATTTCACGGTGGGGCCGGAGCAGTTGTTCAGGATGTACCGGCCGCGCTAG
- a CDS encoding COG3014 family protein: MTAHPSRFRPRLLWVLALSAALTGCATMQSHDKTATDMQTAGRSGGIPAALASLESTAKTEEEKTALLFNMERGELLRMDRRYPDSTNAFLLADNKVKEWEETAKTNPSKLMGTVGAALVSERLKVYEGQDYEKVWLTTRLALNRMAVGDFENARVDIKRTHEREAIIAEFRAKETLAAEEEAKSKGATSGGKELNGYPVETLNDPEVLALKNGYSNALSHYLAGFLYEMLNEPGLAAPGYRKAIELKPDTPVLEEGLRGLDNRTGFTWKRRQRMTDVLFIVEAGDAPARKPKAFTLPVPTGRGMVTASISYPVIEPSKDAPLTVVSAAGTDLKLEKVVDVNVMARRALKDEMPGMVLRGFTRAVAKGVLQNELQKRGGLIGGLIGAAASVATEQADDRMWRMLPGRVYVARGYLPPGEHTVSINGRQLPQPIKIDGQYALVPLRMYDNSVLIGDVAMLGQLPTVAAAPQPAPAAAAAAPAAPVRTTNNNRARTVPSSTVKPTAAQPAAAAKN; this comes from the coding sequence ATGACCGCCCACCCATCCCGTTTCCGTCCGCGCCTGCTGTGGGTGCTGGCGCTGAGCGCTGCCCTCACCGGCTGCGCCACCATGCAGAGCCACGACAAAACGGCCACCGACATGCAGACCGCCGGGCGCAGTGGCGGCATCCCCGCCGCGCTGGCCAGCCTGGAGAGCACGGCCAAGACCGAAGAAGAAAAAACGGCGCTGCTCTTCAACATGGAGCGCGGTGAGCTGCTGCGCATGGACCGCCGGTACCCCGACAGCACCAACGCCTTCCTGCTGGCCGACAACAAGGTCAAGGAATGGGAAGAAACCGCCAAGACCAACCCCTCCAAGCTGATGGGCACCGTGGGCGCGGCCCTGGTGAGCGAGCGCCTGAAGGTCTACGAAGGCCAGGACTATGAAAAGGTGTGGCTGACCACCCGCCTGGCGCTCAACCGCATGGCCGTGGGCGATTTTGAAAACGCCCGTGTGGACATCAAGCGCACGCACGAGCGCGAAGCCATCATTGCCGAGTTCCGCGCCAAGGAAACCCTGGCGGCCGAAGAAGAGGCCAAGTCCAAGGGCGCCACCTCGGGCGGCAAGGAGCTGAATGGCTACCCGGTCGAAACGCTCAACGACCCCGAAGTGCTGGCCCTCAAGAACGGCTACTCCAACGCGCTCTCCCACTACCTCGCCGGCTTCCTGTACGAAATGCTCAACGAGCCTGGCCTGGCTGCGCCCGGCTACCGCAAGGCCATCGAGCTCAAGCCCGATACCCCCGTGCTGGAAGAAGGCCTGCGCGGCCTGGACAACCGCACCGGCTTCACCTGGAAGCGCCGCCAGCGCATGACCGACGTGCTCTTCATCGTCGAGGCCGGTGACGCGCCTGCACGCAAGCCCAAGGCCTTCACCCTCCCCGTGCCCACCGGCCGTGGCATGGTCACCGCCAGCATTTCGTATCCCGTGATCGAGCCCTCCAAGGACGCGCCCCTGACGGTGGTGTCGGCCGCCGGTACCGACCTCAAGCTCGAAAAAGTGGTGGACGTGAACGTGATGGCCCGCCGTGCGCTCAAGGACGAAATGCCCGGCATGGTGCTGCGCGGCTTCACCCGCGCCGTGGCCAAGGGCGTGCTGCAGAACGAGCTGCAAAAGCGTGGCGGCCTCATCGGCGGCCTGATTGGCGCTGCAGCCTCGGTGGCCACCGAGCAGGCCGACGACCGCATGTGGCGCATGCTGCCCGGTCGCGTGTATGTGGCCCGTGGCTACCTGCCCCCTGGCGAGCACACTGTCTCCATCAACGGCCGCCAGTTGCCCCAGCCGATCAAGATCGACGGCCAGTACGCCCTGGTGCCCCTGCGCATGTATGACAACAGCGTGCTGATCGGCGACGTGGCCATGCTGGGCCAGCTGCCCACGGTGGCGGCGGCACCCCAGCCGGCCCCTGCAGCCGCGGCTGCGGCGCCTGCCGCCCCGGTGCGCACCACCAACAACAACCGCGCCCGCACCGTGCCTTCGTCCACCGTCAAGCCCACGGCCGCCCAGCCCGCTGCAGCCGCCAAGAACTGA
- a CDS encoding NADP-dependent isocitrate dehydrogenase — protein sequence MTTQQPSIIYTLTDEAPRLATASFLPIIRTFAAPAGINVLESDISVAARILGEFPDYLTEEQRVPNNLAELGKKTLQPDANIIKLPNISASVAQLKAAIAELQSKGYALPDYPDQPKDDKEKEIKARYSKCTGSAVNPVLREGNSDRRAPKAVKEYARKNPHSMAEWSQASRSHVSHMHAGDFYHGEKSMTLDKARDVKMELITKSGKAIVLKPKVSLLDREVIDSMFMSKKALLEFYEKEIEDARKTGVMFSLHVKATMMKVSHPIVFGHCVRIFYKDAFAKHAKTFEELGVNVNNGMVDLYTKIETLPQSQRDEIKRDLHACHEHRPELAMVDSAKGITNFHSPNDIIVDASMPAMIRNGGKMWDANGRLKDVKAVMPESTFARIYQEIINFCKWHGAFDPRTMGTVPNVGLMAQQAEEYGSHDKTFEIPEDGVANITDLATGEVLLSQNVEQGDIWRMCQTKDAAIRDWVKLAVTRARNSGMPVVFWLDSYRPHEAQLITKVKMYLHEHNTTGLDIQIMSQVRAMRYTLERVIRGLDTISATGNILRDYLTDLFPIMELGTSAKMLSIVPLMAGGGMYETGAGGSAPKHVQQLVEENHLRWDSLGEFLALAVSLEDLGLKNNNPRAKLLAKTLDAATGKLLDNNKNPSPKTGQLDNRGSQFYLALYWAQELAAQTEDAELAAKFAPLAKQLTENEQKIVQELNAVQGQPTDIGGYYLPDVAKLDAVMRPSETLNKALASVA from the coding sequence ATGACGACCCAGCAACCATCCATCATTTACACCCTGACCGACGAGGCACCCCGTCTGGCCACGGCTTCCTTCCTGCCCATCATCCGCACGTTTGCGGCGCCGGCAGGCATCAACGTGCTGGAGAGCGACATCTCGGTGGCGGCACGTATCCTGGGTGAGTTCCCCGACTACCTGACCGAAGAACAGCGCGTGCCCAACAACCTGGCCGAGCTGGGCAAGAAGACGCTGCAGCCCGATGCCAACATCATCAAGCTGCCCAACATCTCCGCGTCCGTCGCACAGCTCAAGGCCGCCATCGCCGAGCTGCAGTCCAAGGGCTACGCGCTGCCTGACTACCCGGACCAGCCCAAGGACGACAAAGAAAAAGAAATCAAGGCCCGCTACAGCAAGTGCACCGGCTCGGCCGTGAACCCTGTGCTGCGCGAAGGCAACTCCGACCGCCGCGCCCCCAAGGCCGTGAAGGAATACGCCCGCAAGAACCCGCACAGCATGGCCGAATGGAGCCAGGCCTCGCGTTCGCACGTGTCGCACATGCACGCTGGCGACTTCTACCACGGCGAAAAGTCCATGACGCTGGACAAGGCGCGTGACGTGAAGATGGAGCTGATCACCAAGAGCGGCAAGGCCATCGTCTTGAAGCCCAAGGTCAGCCTGCTGGACCGCGAAGTGATCGACAGCATGTTCATGAGCAAAAAGGCGCTGCTGGAGTTCTACGAGAAGGAAATCGAAGACGCACGCAAGACGGGCGTGATGTTCTCGCTGCACGTCAAGGCCACGATGATGAAGGTGTCCCACCCCATCGTGTTCGGCCACTGCGTGCGCATCTTCTACAAGGACGCGTTCGCCAAACACGCCAAGACTTTTGAAGAGTTGGGCGTGAACGTGAACAACGGCATGGTGGACCTGTACACCAAGATCGAAACCCTGCCGCAAAGCCAGCGCGACGAGATCAAGCGCGACCTGCACGCCTGCCACGAGCACCGCCCCGAGCTGGCCATGGTCGACTCGGCCAAGGGCATCACCAACTTCCACTCGCCCAACGACATCATCGTGGACGCCTCCATGCCCGCCATGATCCGCAACGGCGGCAAGATGTGGGACGCCAACGGCCGCCTGAAGGACGTGAAGGCCGTGATGCCCGAATCGACCTTCGCCCGCATCTACCAGGAGATCATCAACTTCTGCAAGTGGCACGGCGCGTTCGACCCCCGCACCATGGGCACCGTGCCCAACGTGGGCCTGATGGCCCAGCAGGCCGAGGAATACGGCAGCCACGACAAGACCTTCGAGATCCCCGAAGACGGCGTGGCCAACATCACCGACCTGGCCACCGGCGAAGTGCTGCTGTCGCAAAACGTGGAGCAAGGCGACATCTGGCGCATGTGCCAGACCAAGGACGCCGCGATCCGCGACTGGGTGAAGCTGGCCGTCACGCGCGCCCGCAACTCCGGCATGCCCGTGGTGTTCTGGCTCGACTCGTACCGTCCGCACGAGGCGCAGCTGATCACCAAGGTCAAGATGTACCTGCACGAGCACAACACCACCGGCCTCGATATCCAGATCATGAGCCAGGTGCGTGCGATGCGCTACACGCTCGAGCGCGTAATCCGTGGCCTGGACACCATCAGCGCTACCGGCAACATCCTGCGCGACTACCTGACCGACCTGTTCCCCATCATGGAACTGGGCACTTCGGCCAAGATGCTGTCCATCGTGCCTCTGATGGCTGGCGGCGGCATGTACGAAACCGGTGCGGGCGGCTCGGCTCCGAAGCACGTGCAGCAGCTGGTGGAAGAAAACCACCTGCGCTGGGATTCGCTGGGCGAGTTCCTGGCGCTGGCCGTGTCGCTGGAAGACCTGGGCCTCAAGAACAACAACCCGCGCGCCAAGTTGCTGGCAAAGACGCTGGATGCCGCCACGGGCAAGCTGCTGGACAACAACAAGAACCCATCGCCCAAGACCGGCCAGCTGGACAATCGCGGCAGCCAGTTCTACCTGGCCCTGTACTGGGCGCAAGAGCTGGCCGCGCAGACCGAGGACGCCGAGCTGGCCGCCAAGTTCGCGCCCCTGGCCAAGCAGCTGACCGAGAACGAGCAGAAGATCGTGCAAGAGCTGAACGCCGTGCAGGGCCAGCCCACCGACATCGGTGGCTACTACCTGCCCGACGTGGCCAAGCTGGACGCAGTGATGCGCCCCAGCGAGACGTTGAACAAGGCGCTGGCTTCGGTGGCCTGA